The Nomascus leucogenys isolate Asia chromosome 4, Asia_NLE_v1, whole genome shotgun sequence genome includes the window TTATTGCACATAGCCATCCTGAAGATTGGCACTGAATAGCTCTATTTTTTGGATTAGTTTCCCAAAATTATAGTTTAAAATCTTGGTCCCTGACAGCTCCATTTTTAGCCTTTTGATCCTTTTTGAGAAGGAACAGATTAGAAAAGAAGGTGAgttgttttttggttgttaagACACACActgtaaactatttttaatttcaggggttttgttttggggatttttgtgtttatttagtgCAAGCCTAATAAACTAGCCAGATTAATTCTCTGGAGACCGCTAGAGTATTTTCTTTGTTGACTTGGCAGACACTGCATATGCGAAGAACAAACTGAATGGGAAATGGTATTACTTTGATGATAGCAACGTGTCCCTGGCCTCTGAGGATCAGATAGTGGTGAGTAGGCCATGATATGTGGTTCTTCCTCATGTCTTTATGGATTAAAGCTGGGAAGAGCCTCTATCAGGCTAGTTGGTTATTTTATCATCCTGATGTGACAGTGGGAGCTAGGTGTGACAGAGCTGGCTGGCATTCCTTCAGGGACCTTCATAAATGAGAAGCTCAGCTCTCCTCAGAGTTCTCTGCACAAGGCTCCTTCCATTCCCTGCTCCCTGGCAGGGGCAGCCATCCTCAGGTGGAAGGGTCTCCTGTGTGTGGATATGGAAGATCCTTGAGGGTTTTGGACAGCTAGAGAAAAGCTGGGGAAAATGGGTGATTTTTCCAACCACTGAATGGTCTTTCCCCCTCTTGTATTTCAGACTAAAGCAGCTTATGTGCTATTTTACCAACGTCGAGATGATGAATTTTATAAGACACCTTCACTTAGCAGTTCTGGTTCCTCTGATGGAGGGACACGACCAAGCAGCTCTCAGCAGGGCTTGGGGGATGATGAGGCTTGCAGCATGGACACCAACTGATGCTGACTCCACGATCCTGCCACCCTGTAGCGCCAGTGTAATCCCCCAGGAGAACATCTTTGACACTCTGCAGACTGCTAGTGTTCTGTCTAAAAACCAGACAAGGAAATACCCTTCTTTTATgcgcagaaggaaaaaaaaaaaaaaaagaccgttTACCTAGAAGAAGCTATGTCAAGaggctgaattatttttatttttaaacaggtgGTGAGAAATTTCTGTGAAACCTGTGAAGCTGAAaagggggtgggatgggggtaCACAATGGAGTATGTCTGATGGATCCCAAAGAATGGAGAGGAACACAGGTGCTGAGTATGGAGCAGCCTGGAGACCCACCCCACCTGCAGGGCTGCCCTGAGCGCCTGGATTTCTGGTTCTGATGCTGATACTGGTCACCCCAAGTAGTCTGCTCACAGTAACCCAAGCCTCAAGTAAACTCCCCTTTCCCTCGCTACGTGCACTGATATGGGTTTATAATTTTCTGAAAGTTACCCACTGAAGCCCATTTCTCCGTTGAGCCATCTTGTAATTTCCAACTTCCTCCCCGCTAAGGAAATGAAGATATCTAGTGTTGGGGATCCTGGCCCCGCAACCTCGTGTGGAACCCAGCAGTTCTGTTATATCCCCTGCTACCCTAGATGAATTAAGACAGTTAAATACTGTGTAGCACTTTTATTACATAACCCACTTTTTATTAGATAACGCTTAAAGGAAGTCAGTACATAAAACTGCCCGGTGCTGTGTCCCGTCCAGTTGTTTCCATGTTGGCTTGAGAACAGAAATCTTTATGGGAGTTAGCAGGGAAAGGGCTCCAGTTCATGCCAATTTAGGGTAGTAATACATTTTGGTGTTACCCAGATGCTTTCTAGAACGGGTTCTTCCCTCATCCCTGCCAAGACTCTTCCCAGGGCCCCCAATCGAAAGCCCCGTCCCCACTCCCACCGCGGTGTCAGCTGCTGCGTGTGGGCAAGGCCTTAAGGAACCGGACTTACGGATCCGGGCTTTTTTGTTTGACCTTTAACCTAATCCGTGGGGGTTTGGGGCCTGCGCGGGGCACGCGCATGCGATGACCGTTGGCTGGGTCGGCGTCACTGCGCTGCGGGTGAGGACAAGGACGTGGCTGCCGACCCGCCGAAGCGCGGGGTGCCGATACGGCCGGCGGCCTGGGAGCCTCTGTGGGGCGGGAGGCAGTGGCGGGGCGGGCCAGGAAGCTGTGCGAAGTGGGGCGGGGCGTCTTTGGGGCTTCTGGCAGATGGCGGGTTCCTCCGCGAGAGCCGAGAACCGCCTACTCCAGGAGGAAAGCCCGAGGGTTGTGGGTCCTGCTATAGCCAGGGCCAACCTCCAGAAAATCGTGGCCGTTCAGGGGTAGTTTGCAGCCTCATTTGTAACATTATTGTGTTATCCTGTGCATTTCCAATGCATTACATAAAGACATGGTCGCTTTTAGGAGAAATGTCTGAAAAACTAAGAAGATGCAGAAAGGAGCTGACTGCAGCCATTGACCGGGCCTTTGAAGGAGTTAGTTATTCCCAGGAGTGCACAGGCCAGCAGAGGCTGGAACTGAGCGCCGCGCCGCTCTCCTCCGCGCTGCTCGTGCCCAGGCTCCTCTGCAGAAGACATCCTCTGGCAGCCTGCTCTTCTGCTGCTCCTTTTGCTGCTGTCCCATGTGCTCCTAAGAATGAGAACCCTGCCTTTGCAACAAACCATGCCCCGGTAAATGCAAAACCACATGCTCTGTGCCCCGAGAGAAAACCTCTGACCAGCAAGGAAAATGTATTGATGCATTCCTCCATTTTGGCACCCGAAAGAGAGTCTTGGAGAACTGCAGGAGAGGGGGAAAACTGGAGAAAAGCAAATTTAAGGTGATTCTAATTTTGATAGCTTAATAGCTACAATTaaggggattcttttttttttttgagacggagtctcgctctgtcacccaggctggagtgcagtggcgcaatctcggctcactgcaagctccgcctcccgggttcacgccattctcctgcctcagcctctccgagtagctgggactacaggcgcccgccaccgcgcccggctaaatttttgtatttttagtagagacggggtttcaccgtggtctcgatctcctgacctcgtgatccgcccgcctcggcctctcaaagtgctgagattacaagcgtgagccaccgcgcccggccaattaagGGGATTCTTGTTTCTGAAAAAATTGTTGAAGATCCTAGATTCAGTTCATGACAGTGCTCTTGCCTCCTCTTGGCAGCTCTGTGACTGCATTTGGGGAGTTCACAGACATTCTTCAGAATCTGGCCTAGGAAACagttatattttgtgtatatgttcCAGTCGAGGGGCTAGTTGTCAATCGTTGATGTCAAACCAGTCACGGAAACCACTTTGCAGTACCCAAAGGCGTAGTGGACGTAAAATAACctggttttaaaaataaccttattTTTTAAGTTGCAGAAACAAAAGTCTTAATTCCATCTTAACTCCTGTGTTTGAATATGGACACTGGGGCCTTTGATACCCTCCTTTGCCCACATTAGGGAGAGGCTGAATTGAAGGCTGGGCCCTACTTCCTGGCTTCATCTTTGCCTCTGCTCCCCACTCTTACCCCAGAGCTTTTTGGGCCATCATCAGGTCTCCTCTAGACTTTTTCTTCTCCCAAGTAACTTGAAATTGCCTGGTCCCAGGGACCTTGACTTGGAGAAGGGATGAACATATGAGATGAaacttccggccgggcgcggtggctcacggctgtactcccagcactttgggaggccgaggcgggcggatcacgaggtcaggagatcgagaccatcctggctaacatggtgaaaccctgtctctactaaaaatacaaaaaattagccgggcgtggtggcgggcgcctgtagtcccagctactcgggaggctgaggcaggagaatggcgtgaacccaggaggtggagcttgcagtgagccgagatcgcgccactgcactccagcctaggcgacagggcaagactccgtctcaaaaaaaaaaaaaaagaaacttcaaagtTCTGCCATCTTGGCTGCTTCATAGGAAGGGAATAAAGAGGCCATTTAATTGGTTcaactccacaaaaaatttttttcctttcaactccacaaatatttatattggTACTCATAAGCAGTGCAGGccttgccgggtgtggtggcacgcctgtaatctcagcacgttgggaggctgaggtgggtggatcgcttgaggtttggtgaaaccccgtctctactaaaaatacaaacattagccaagcgtggtggcacgtgcctataatcccagctacttgggaggccaaggcaggagaattgcttgaatcctggaggcagaggttgcagtgagctgagatcttgccatggtactccagcctgggcaacagagcaagactccatattaaaaaaaaaagaatgctgggcgcagtggctcacgcctgaatcccagcactttgggaggctgaggcggatggatcacctgaggtcaggggtttgagaccagcctggccaacatggtgaaaccccgtctctactaaaaatagaaaaattagctgggtgtggtggcggccgcctgtaattccagctactccagaggctgaggcaggagaatcgcttgaacccaggaggcggaggttgcggtgagccgaaattacgccattgcacaccaacctgggcgacaagagcaagactccatctttaaaacaaatgggccaggcgtggtggttcactcctgtaatccgagcactttgggagactgaggcggatggatcacctgaggtcaggagttcgagaccagcctggccaacatggtgaaacccccgtctctactaaaaatacaaaaattagccgggcgtggtggcaggcgcctgtaatcccagctactcgggaggctgaggcaggagaatcacttgaacccgggaggcagaggttgcagtgagccatgattgcgccattgcactccagcctgggggacaaagcgagactttgtctcaaaaaaataaataaataaacaaatgcaggctgagtgaggtggctcatgcctgtattcccagcactttgagaggctgaggtgagtggatcgcctgagcctaggagttcgagaccagcctgggcaacatggctaaaccctgtctctaaaaaagaaaaaaacttagtaCAGTCTGTGATGCTCGTGAGTCATTATGGTAAAGCTGTTAGTCAATTTATCCACTGATGTAGCAGTTTCCAATTGTCCTTTAATCAAAGCATAAATGACAAGGTCACCAGTAAGTTTTTGTCTTTGAGATTATCTAAAACTGAGTTTCCCTTCAATATTTTCTTGAAAGAGAATCTAATTCCCCACCTTTTCTTCCCCCCAACCTGGGGGCTGCAGGAAAGATATGGAGAGAGATATGAAGGCTGACTCAAACATGCCACTCAACAATTCTAGCCAAGAGGTCACAAAAGATCTGCTTGATATGACTGGTGAGTACAGTGCGCAAGTCCATCCTGTCCTTGGGAAGATAGATCCTTCACATGGGTCTGAGTCAGCAAATATCTCAGATTTACCAAACGctctcggccaggcatggtggctcatgcctgtaatcccagcactttggaaggccgaggagatcgaatcacgaggtcaggagttcaagaccagtctaaccaatatggtgaaaccccgtctctactaaaaatacaaaaattagccaggcgtggtggtgcgcacctgtaatcccagctactcgggaggccgaggcaggagaatcgcttgaacccaggaggcagaggttgcagtgagccgagattgtgccactgcactccagcctgggggacagaatgagactcccatctcaaaaaaaaacaaaaaagaaaaacactctcTTCTAGCTTGGGTACCATGCATAGCGAGATCTGtctctcaaaattttttttaattagctgggcacagtggtgggtgcccataatcccagctactagggaggctgaggtggaaggatcacttgagcccaggagttcaagctacgatcataccactgtactgcagcctgggcaactgtgcgagactccatctcaaaaaaaaaaaaccaccaccaccactttttggggggagagacagagtctcattatattacccaggctggatggagtgcagtggcacgatcacagttcactgcagcctcaacctccttaggctcaggtgatcctcccagctcggcctcccaagtagccataGTACTACACTagtactacaggtgcacgccaccatgattggctaatatttgtattagggttttgctatgttgtccaggctggtctcgaactcctagtccCAAGTAATCCACTTACTGTGGCCtcccagtactgggattacaggcaagagccaccactcctggccaaagcactcttatctttttatttggtAGATTTGTTTTGCTCAGACTCTGCATTGAGTAGAGAACTGAATGTTAACAAACCCTGTCCCTTCCCTCATACAACTGATTATCTTGTGAGGTGATACATCAATCAGGTCATGTCATAAATGTTTAGATACATTGAGTCCCTGAAGGCAAGGGATGGTGGCCACTAGGACATGGTGATTGAGCTTAAATTTTTAGGAAACAGGACATAGGCAAAAAGGAGAGAGTAGTTTAGCTGGGGTCGGTAATTAAAGATTAGgagaaaagggctgggcacagtggctcacacctttagtcctagcactttgggaggctgaggcgggcagatcacttgaggtcaagggttcgagaccagcctgggcaacatggcgaaaccccttctctactaaaaacacaaaaaattagccaggcatggtggtgcacgcctgtaatcccagccacttggatggctgaggcgtgagaattgtttcaacccaggagcagagggcagaggttgtagtgagccgagatcgcaccactgccctccagcctgggtgacagaacaagactctgtctcaaaaaaaaaaaaaaaaaagattaggagaAAAATTAGAAGTCAAAAGCTTTCCTATAATTCTACCACCCAGAGATAACCATTGTTAATATAGTATAGCATACATCctgtcagactttttttttctacatacaAATCTGAATGTCCTGTATGTGAACTACAtgtgttctattttttattttgtctttttattgttattattagtattttttataaatagagacaaggtcttgctttgttacccaggctggtcttgaactcctggtctcaagtgatcctcctgcctcagccttccaaagtgctgggtttacaggcacaccATGCCAATGTGCCCTGTTTTCAAAAAACTCATACTACAGCTCCTAGTAAAGGGATGTATAACCTTGGGTGCTGCCTGAAGCTGTTGTTTCTGAAGGATCTCCAGGTtatgagggaggaaagggaggcctGGTGAGGGTAGGGTACTCACCCTGGGCCACAAAGTAAAACCCCTGCCAGCCTGTGACTTCAGTGGCCTGAGTCTCCTCCAGTAACCCCAGGAGGTAAACTGAAGTCATTACTGCCTCTATCCACCATCTTCCTTGGCTTTCACCAACATcagggagctttttttttttttttttttttttttttctgagacagggtctcactctgttgcccaggctggtctcaaattcctgggtgcAAGttattcttctacctcagcctctcaagttgctgggattgcaggtacacACCACCGCTCCTGGCTGGGCAGCAGTTTGATTACCCTAAAGAccttgtttccttgttttttttcacATTGTGTCTTGTCATCCCTGAGAGCCAGGACAACCATGTACATTTCCATACCCTCCCACTTATACCTTTCTTGGGGACTGGCATATAGTTGGAACTCAGTAAATGCTTGGGCCTGAAAGGAAGGTACCAAACCCACCTTAATTTGGCAGTCTGGCAGCCTGCCTGTCCTGGGGCAGGAATGCCTGCTTTTACACAATCCCTGATGAATGACAACCCATTCATGGTTTTTAACTTGCTCCTGAAATGTCTTCAGAAACCTTCCACTGGAATTGTAAAGCtgaatgttcttatttttaagacCATACAAGCATCCGAACTATTGAAGAATTGGCTGgaaaaatagaatttgaaaaCGAATTGAACCACGTGTGTGGTCATTGCCAAGATTCACCCTTCAAAGAGGAAGCCTGGGCCCTGCTCGTGGACAAGAGCCCTCAGAAGGCCACAGATGCTGACCCTGGCAGCCTCAAACAGGCTTTTGATGATCATAATATTGTTGAGACTGTCCTGGACTTGGAAGAGGACTACAATGTGATGACCTCTTTTAAATACCAAATTGAGTAAGGACAGTTAATCTAAGCTTTGATTCCTTACAGCAGGAGGCTGCCCTTGAGCCTAAGCAGAAGCAACTACAATGGCCGTCAGGGGccacatttctcaaaaggttGGCAGAACCTGAATTACCAGACCCTTTTTAAATCCCAGTTGTGTCCCTTTTTAAGCTGTGAGACCAGTTTTTTGAATTCCATTGCTTTGAAATGTTTcctattactgattttttttttcactttccttgaTATCTTGAATGTGTTTTTTTGATTGATGTTCAATATACCCAGTACCCATGGTAGGTGTGGGTTGTGGGCCTCTGCTGTGTCTCTTAGTGTTCTTTTCCATGGGCCCCTAAAAAAGTACAggagtggccaggcacagtggctcacatctgtaatcccagcactttgggaggccaaggcgagtggatcacttgaggtcaggagtttgagaccagcctggccaacatggcctaaccccatctccactaaaaatacaaatattagccaggagtggtggtgtgcacctgtagtcccagctacttgggaggctgaggttggagaattgcttgaacctggaggcggaggttgcaatgagccgagatggcaccgctCCCCTcaatcctgagtgacagagcaagactctgtctcaaaaaaataataatttagctgggcatggtggttcgtgcctgtagttccagctacttgggtggggACTGAGgcgaaaggatcacttgaggccaggaggcagaggttgcagtgagctgagatcacgccactgcactccagcatgggtgacagagtgagaccctgtctcaaaaaaaaaaaaaaaaaagaaaaaaaaagggaagaaaggaaactgAATCTCAGGGAAGTGCCCACCTCCTGAGCTAATAAGAGGAAGGAATATGGGGGTGAGGCAGAGCTGGCAaaaggctgttttttgttttgtttttaaagaccaAGTGAAGTATAGTATAACAAGTGGGGAAAGAGTGGAACAAGGAGTTAGATCTGTAACTATGAGTAGTCAATTGAGATAACTCAATACTTTGGACCTGATTGTTTTTAAAGACTGAGTGTAGTATAAGAAGTggggaaagagtagaacaaggagttAGATCTGAAACTGTGAGTAGTCGAttgagataactcactaccttTGGACCAGCCAGGGCTGTTTATATGTGCTAAAGCCCCAACAAACCAAAGAGTTGGGGAGAAAGGCCTAACTAACAGCTGAGTGATTGCCCAACAGACTGTCTTTTAGGCCAGTGACTCTGGCATAGGGCAGGCTGCATAGACAGCAACATCCCTTACCACAGGCCTAGTGATTCCTCTGGGCTCGAAGGTGGAGGCTACACACCCACTCCTTAGCAGAGGTTGGCCTGGCACCTGCTGGTGCCCCAAGAACTATGGCATGGTTAGATGCTGGCCACTTGATTGCATGTGCCTCCCCAGTGGGCGTGCCCTGGTTCCCAACCAGTTGTggccactgccactgccctgcCTGGGGCAGGAGTAGAGGTTAAGGCTAACTACAGGCTCCTTCCAGGCCGCCTACCACTCAGACCCTGCAGGAGGTAGCACAAAGTATTCACAGCCTGTGGAGTCAGAGGCCAATTTCTTCTCCCTGAGCAAGAAGAATGGAAGCAAATGAAAAGTGCTTACAGTATGCTCAACTGCCCCTGCTCAGGTGAAGAATAGCCTGTCTGGATGGAGAGATGTCAGGCTACTTGATACTCAGAAAAACAGGTCTCAAAACAGTGCCTTCCAAATAATACATATGGATGTGGACACTCTTCTATAGATGAGGGGGAGCTTAACTCCTGTCCTTACCCCCATATTCCCACCTCATTACCACCCTTTGAAGGTGAACTAGACTTAATGATTCTTCCCACGACTAAAGTAGGAAAAGGGAAAAGTCACAAACTTATAGTGGGGAAGCCTGGCAGACACCTAACCAAGTGATGTCATGTATATGTCATGAGAGGGGTGCATCACTTCCCTGGTATTCCTACCAAAAACCCAAATTCCCAGTGTATGATCATGAGACAAATGTTAGACAAATCCAGACGTGGGGTACATTCTACAGGATACCTGGCCAGAACTCAAGACTGTTGAgatggccggatgcagtggctcatgcctgtaatccccaacactttgggaggctgaggcgggcagatcacttgaggtcaggagttcgagaccagcctggccaacatggtgaaaccccatctctactaaaaatacaaaaattagccaggcatcatggcatgtgcctttagtcgtagctacacaggaggctgaggcaggagaattgcttgaacccaggaggtggaggttgcagtgagccaagatcgcatcactgcactccagcctgggcaacaagcgagactcaacctcaaaaaaaaaaaaaaaaaaaaaaaaaaaaaagaaaaaaggctgttGAGGtcatgaaaaataaggaaagactCAAAAACTATCAACAGACCAAGAAGACACAATGGCTAAATGCAACATGGAATCCTGGAGTGCatcctggaacagaaagagaACATTATtggaaaaactgataaaacttGAATAAAAACTAGTGTTTAATGTATTGATGtcagtttcttagttttgacaaatgtatcagagttatgtaagatgttaacattggaGAGGCTGAGTGAAGGATATATATGAAGtatcttttctgtaaatctaaagttATCCCCAAACTTAAAATGCATGTAATTGCACTTTGGATCAAGTGCAACTGATCTCAAGTTTGTGAAAATGTGTATGAGCTCATGTGCAAAAAAACTTTTAGGGGTGATGGATAAGAGggtatagtcttttttttttgtcatctgtattttctaattgatCTGCAGTGGACATGTATCACTTCTGTAAAGACAAAAGCAGTTAGTTTAAAAACCCTCATCTCCAGTCAACTAGCCATGGACATCCTTCACAAAGTACCTGTCCAGACCCAACTTTCAGTTTCTGGAGTAGAGCCTAGGGGCCACAACAGGAGGGCTTGGCAGGACCCTGACACGAGGGCAGTCCTTTTCTGGGGGAGCTAGATCCTCAGGAACTGGATTATCTAGGTCTCAAAGAGTTGTTTCTCAGGAGCTCAGTTAGTTCACTGGTTTACTAGTGGTCAGGGCCTGGCCCCTCCCAGGTGGGGCTTTGCAGATGTGGCTGTATTAAATAGGGAtctagccgggcagggtggctcacgcctgtaatctcagcactttaggaggctgaggcgggtggatcactttaggtcaggagttcaagaccagcctggccaacatggtaaaaccctgtctctgctaaaaatacaaaaattagccggcattgtggcgcatgcctgtagtcccagctacttgggaggctgaggcgggagaattgcttgaacccaggaggcagacactgcagtgagctgagatcgtgccgttgcactccagcctgggtgacagagtgagactctgtctcaaaaaaataaataaatggggatcTATCTATCCCTAACTCTAGAAgactttgaaatttattttttttcctacctgGAGTAGAGACGGGAATGAGGGCCCAGcacagggtgggggtgaggaatGAGGGAGAATATAGGCTTTCCCTGGCCAGAGAGACAGGTATGTCTTTGCTTAAGCAaagcctttatttaaaaattcagattttccGAACAGGCAGTTCATCCTGGAATCTTTGAATGTGGAACTTTTCCTCACTGTAGAAATGCAGCTATACAGTCAAGCAGGTGAGCCCTGAGCCTCTCCATGCCAGTCCCAGATTAGCAGGGAGTGGGCACATAGGCCTCCTCATTTCCCTGGTGACACGATCTACTCCTGTTTCTGCATCTCTGGCTCCCTGAGGTGCCCAAGAAGAACTTCCCGCCTTCGTCATCTGAGTCTATACAGTGGGCAGATACACGCTCATTTGCTCAGAACAGGGTTTGGGGAGCTGTTCTCCAGGGATTTAGTTGGAGGGGGAACAAGAGCCCAGAATTTTAATATAACTTCCTCAGGTTTGTAAAGAGCTAGGACCAAATCCTTCTCAGGGAGACTTGATAGTTGACCTTGATCATGACTgagaaactttaaatattttacatcattCAGTTCTCTCCCCCACAGTTCATCTTGGCAAGCCAAACAATCACTGAATTGTTTCCGTGGAAACACCAAACTGCAATTTGGATTACCAGAATCAAAATAGAAACAAGAcagcttcaaaaataaatagCTTTGGAACTTGCTAGTTGCAAACTGCAAATTCAAGCCATAGCACAAGGCATATGAGAAGCTGGACCCATCTAACCCTATGACAAGAGATTTCCAGGATCCATGGCTGCATCCCACCAGTGTTCATGCCAAAGCCAGTAGAAACCAGGGTTGTAAGCCAACTGATGATAAACTTCGTAACAATACTTAAGGAAGGAGCTGGTCTTTAGAAGCTTCTAGAAAGAGAGATTTAAGAGCTGGAAGGGAAGGCTGAGAAGA containing:
- the C4H3orf62 gene encoding uncharacterized protein C3orf62 homolog isoform X1, translating into MTVGWVGVTALRTWSLLGEMSEKLRRCRKELTAAIDRAFEGVSYSQECTGQQRLELSAAPLSSALLVPRLLCRRHPLAACSSAAPFAAVPCAPKNENPAFATNHAPVNAKPHALCPERKPLTSKENVLMHSSILAPERESWRTAGEGENWRKANLRKDMERDMKADSNMPLNNSSQEVTKDLLDMTDHTSIRTIEELAGKIEFENELNHVCGHCQDSPFKEEAWALLVDKSPQKATDADPGSLKQAFDDHNIVETVLDLEEDYNVMTSFKYQIE
- the C4H3orf62 gene encoding uncharacterized protein C3orf62 homolog isoform X2, which encodes MHYIKTWSLLGEMSEKLRRCRKELTAAIDRAFEGVSYSQECTGQQRLELSAAPLSSALLVPRLLCRRHPLAACSSAAPFAAVPCAPKNENPAFATNHAPVNAKPHALCPERKPLTSKENVLMHSSILAPERESWRTAGEGENWRKANLRKDMERDMKADSNMPLNNSSQEVTKDLLDMTDHTSIRTIEELAGKIEFENELNHVCGHCQDSPFKEEAWALLVDKSPQKATDADPGSLKQAFDDHNIVETVLDLEEDYNVMTSFKYQIE